The genomic interval AATCTATAACAACGAAATGTATGCAAATAATTAATCACAATGAACATTTTCTCAACCCCGATTTAAGAAACTACCCCAAATAGAAAAAGGTAgcaagcaaaaaaataaaggcaGGATGATCGTGTCTCAATTTCTAATTCCGTTTATCCGCTACAAATCAATCGTTGGCAAAAGCACAATCAGGGATGGAACACAACGGCGTTCCGCTACAAATCGCCGAGCACAGCAGcgctcgttttctctttccattccAAACCTAcctatctcctttttctttttcttctgcagtctttccgttttttttcttcttcgagcaAATCGTCGTCGCGTGCGGCTTCCCTTGGGTTTCGGGAAGGACCCTTTCGTGGTAGGGCGGTCTCGAATTTCCATACACGCACCGCAGACTGCCGCTTGAATATACTCACTTCCGGCAATAGATTTCCTCCTTTTGCGAGTCACACCCCGTTGACGCCACCACCCTCCTCGCCAACCCTTACTCGCCTACCTCTTTCCTCCCAGCATCCAATGCTCTGCTTGTAGAATgaacgagacagagagaaatagatagagatagaaggtAAAGTTTATTGCCTTGGGCAAATAGCCCAGTGTGATCAGAAAGATATAAGCGAATGCTGTTTAGtaattcgataataacaaTGACAGTAATGGTAGTAGCAGGAATAGTACTGATAGTGAAAACAAACGGTATAGTTGTAatagatatttcatttcatattattcatatttattgtatttatattttttcaagtcATTTCATATACATCCGTATTGCgttagtaattattaaaaaaatgacgaCTGCTGCGTCCATTCTTAAGTTATTAGtttcttaaatttttgtaCATTAGTATTGCATACGTGAAATTGCGCACAGTAGCTGTGTTAATTTTTGTTGCCTTACCGACAGAACCAGAGATAAAAAGGATGAGAGTGAGGGGAACGGTGGAGATGGACGGGTGTACGAGAGGGTAGTTAGTTAGGAGGAAAGGGAGGGGTGGTTACAACGACGAGAACGCAGCAGTAGCGTACACAATCGGGTCTATTGTGTGCTGTGATTTGTGGGGACGATTTTTTGACTTCCGTTCACCCCACCCACTTTCCACTACGACCACCACCAATACCAACACTACTACCAACTAAGGCATCATACACCTACGAGGGGAGCCGAAATCCCTCCGAGTTGGGAGATACAGCTAAATTATCGGAAGGCGACAGCGGGTTAAAGGTCGATCGTCGATTTATTTAGGAGACTACCACCCCCTCTGCATTTTGTGGTCGTAGAGGGTCGAAGAATGGTCATCTGCTTGAATTCTTGTTTAAcacttaatttattattgtttatccGTGACTAAAGTTTGATTGAGTAAAATCAGTCATGATCCAATCAATCTTCACATACTTACAAGTCATCCAATACATGTAATATGTTGAATTACATATTATGATAAATGATGGTAAAGATATaaagtttataaatttttaattgtatctcATGCGGCTTTCCTTCGACATTGACCGCTTCACTCCATGCTTTGAATAAATTCCTTACTTATTATTCTCTCGTCGCGACCCTCTCTTTACCCTTTCTCCCTCGTTAATAAGTCGTGAAGACCTTCGCTCGTTAATACAGGATACTTCGGCGAATAATTGCGAGGGTGAACGATAGCTAAGCTTGTTTCTACGCTTGTTAAGAGTGCGGTCGAAATTGCTATGGAACTTTTCATGAGTGATCGTTTGAGTTTTATGTATTGTTTagtggaaaagaaatttcttgaaCTATTAAATTTAACTCGCAATTGTAATGAGTTTGATCGTATGATCGACGttgaaatatattcgaaaaagaTATCAAATTAGAGATCAAAATttgtatactatattttaattttggctaatgataaaaattttctgatCGCTCTCTTTGAAAAGTCAGGAATTATAATTCAATGCAGTTCTCTTGTTCCAAAATAAGCATTTAGCTGCAATTTTACTACATacaaattcgaaaataaacgaaacgtATGATTCCGTTGTTTGTGGCACCTATAAAGTAAATATCGtttccctattttttttttcgccgAAAACGATTCGACCGGAAGTGTCAGAAGCACGCAACGTACGATTTCCATGGAAACAGAAGTGGTAGTAGTGTTGGCGCGCCGTTTTACGAGTCTGTTTTTCGTCTATGCTAATATACGACTATAACGATCGTAATCGTATTCCCACGAGCGAGCACCCTACCCCCCACTCTCGGTTATCCTCTGGTCTCATAAGTACTCTGGAGTTTCCGAAAATGCTTCAAAGTAAGTTTCTCAGGATTTAACGAGCCCTTAGTCGACCACAATATTAGTAATGTTATTACCTTTCTTCTCATACCTGCCAACTCgggttttattattaattcccaaatgtatatattctgatgatttatgaaattatatttttcttggagaatacaattataaaaatttaatgatattgaaatacaatcaatttgttaaaaattggAGGACTGAAGACGGATTACTCGGATACTTGAATAACGTAGTACAGATTGACTCAAACATTAtgtgatatattttaacaaagcGTACGTAAGCCAAGGCAATTACTTTGGaggaaatatatgtataagtacatatatgtacgtgtacttGCGTACAGACACACAATCACACGTGTATGAAGCCGAGTAATCCTTTCGCTTGCAACGACTGTACTGTGAGAACCGCGTGATTTATCGAGAGCACCATGTGGTAACGGAAGAGTTTAATTGGTTGATCGGTACCACACCAACGTAACTACGTAATTTACTCGTAATGCGAATAAATTACAAAGGAATCACGATCGacggagaaaaaatattgtaactGATTTCAAACCAATGAAAACAAGATTTGATCGACATAATTCGAAGGAAGTCTTTTTAGGATTTGAAAAAGTCATACATGTATTGATCATTTTCGATTTCTTAAATGCACCAGTCGGAATTATCTGTTATTGTAAAGTCCAAAAAATTAATAGCTGTAATATCATGATCATCGAAAAATCCAATAGGATAAATTACCTAAGTTTCTGCTATGTAAATCTTCTTTGCTTTCACTCAATTATTTCCTATCTCCCTTTCCCCATACTAGAACAGAAAACCGCGAACTAAAACGCCGATCacgatcgaaatcgaaattgTACGCTGAGGGCGTTAACGCTAGAAGATATCTGGCGTGGGGTCACGAATTTACGATCGTTGCGTAATTTTGGCTGCAAAAAATCACAAATACCAAGGAGAAAGGGAGgtagaaagtgagagagagaggaagagagagggaggggaaatgtaaaagaaagagatagaaaatcaggatgagagagacagagagagagagggatagggAAGGTGGATAACGCCATGGAAAAAAATGTCAGTGACAcgcacgaaaataaaaatgattacgtACAACCCCTACCTTTTTCAAGGCCCACTCCACGTTCCCGATGAACGTGCACTGCGTGTCCTGGAGCGTATATAGCGTTTATGCGCGGCTACAGATATTGGCCCGAGTGTAGATGAGTGTGGGCTTGTGCAGGACCGTTACCGTGATgttttgtaatttaaattaattgaaaaatatgcaCTGTGTGTGTTGTCCGATCGTACTCGtccgcgagaaagagagaaagagagagacagttaTACGGAATAGCAGCATCAAACGCGTTTGGTGaatcaagagaaaaagagaaagagagaaagagagaaagagagtcgtGCGTCGCCATACCACTGTGTTCCGTCCAATCATTCGCGCCAGCCTGCCAATAACTTATTGGTTTTTCACGTGCGATTTGATTCATTATCATTccgttatttatatttgtccGGCGTGCCGCGGATTTCGAGGAGAGGAGGTGTGGCCGGGTGAGAGATGGTTTTGTATAGTTAGGTGTGCGCGGCTGGTTTTTCGAAaaggaatgagaaaaaaaatgtggaCACGTCGGAAACGGTAATGGAACGGGTGGTGGCGCCACCTTCAACGATGCGCATTGGTTTACCGATTTTACACGCGTCGCTCGTTtgttatttttgctttttatctctctctttttctcttttctgcttctttctctttttctctctccgaaATTAGCGGAAACTTATTGGTTGCTACTTATACTTATTTTTACAGCTCGTGTACTtgcgaatttatttaaatcgcaACATTATCCATTTAAGAtagttgaaaatgaaaatgaatctttacgttttatttttatttattaccatGTTATCAACTGTAATACCGTAATGTAAATCTCATTATTATTGCGAATAAAACGGTGTGGTGTTTAATCGTATTAGCCtttaaaaaatgacaaaaataacGAGTTCTTCGAATGTGAATATTTATATCCAACGTTTGCACCAGGCTGATCGACAGGATGGAAATTCGTTTATTCGAGTTCGAATTACAAACGAGTCGCAAGAGTAtctttatccatctatctgaTTTCGCGGAATCGATACTGATATCATTGCGATCCTGTTTAATACAATATGTCTGctctgttttctttcgaaatcaaATTTCTCTGAGCTGTATATAGAGCGCCTATGAAATTATTTGCACGTATACCGACATAAATTCTTGGTGTAAATTCGACCAAATAGGgacttttgatatatatatatatatatatatatatatatatatatatatatatatgtacatagagaCATTCTGCGATTTGAtggataaaacgaaagattcCATCGCGTATTATTCTGAAATTATTGTACGTAAATATGTAAGTTCTTCGGAGGAAAGGTAAATTGGATGATGGGAAGAAGAAATCGTTTTCTCTAGGTAAAAAGGAAACAATCGATCGTATCACGATTCTTCGTAAAATCTTATTTGCCAATATTTGCGGATCAATTTCTACGAAAACTCTTTCGCTATTCTGTTATTGTATTACGTCTGTCAGAGTTCTTATGTAGCCAGGCGAGAACTTacgaagagaatgaagaaccagaaacgagaaaaggagacaaaaagagaaagagagaaagagagagaaagaaagttaacCCAAGAGTTTTGCTTTTAAGCGTTTATTGTTTTCGCCACGAACGCGCCGTCGCCAGCGTGTAGTTTTGTAATTTGTCGACAGAGTCGAATTACTCAAAGGGGACCATTGTTGGCTAGGGTCTCTCCCCCGATAATGGTCCTCATTCACTAAGAGATGGGACTAAGTCTTGTACGAACCTGGGTGATTTCGTgttttccttcgaatttctTAACAAGCCTATATTTATACGCATCACTCAACTTCAATTTAGATTCTTTTGGATTCTATGATTCGACAATTTGGTTATACGATTAAGGAATAATATGATGTTTTCGTACAAACAATATGGTGGTTTTGTAACTTATACTATTTATAGTACAGAATGTTGCAATCGTTAGTCAATAGTTCTTCTCGAAGACCAATCGTAAGTGTTGTCGCACTAAACCGTAAACGAAAAGACACATCCTTTTTTCGGCTTTGGAAAGAAAACGTCCGAGCTGATATTTTTCGTTCGAGGTTAAGCTCGGCTCGCGCGTAGACAATTCTCGAAAGTCTCAGTACGACTTGTATAAGGCCGTCTCTTTCCTCGCGTGCTTCTTTAGAGAAGGCAGGATTTTAATCATTCAAGAGATTCTGTCGGCGAGCGTACCTTTAAACGGTCCAACTGAAATTCGTCCGGACGTCCAACGTCCGAATTTAAATCCTCTCAAATATTGAACGTACCaccggtatatatatatatatatatatatatatatatatatatatatgtatatatatatatataagagcgTGTGTATATGGTATgcatttgtgtatatatgtgcgagCGCGTACGTGTATCTCGTAACTTCTTTCCTTCCCATTCCTCCCACCCTACACACTCTCACCCTATCCCCTCCGCTATTCCGTCTactcatatatctatatacattgTGCTCTGTTTCCCCATCCGAACTGTTAAACCCACTCGACTCGAGTGAACGTGTATCTGCCTAAGCGGGTCTGCTCCGGCAAAACAAATGAAAAGCGGATATAATaatgtagaaatatttaaaaaaaaaatggaaagagagaaagagaaatagagagagatggagagagagagggagtaagAGTAGAAACGAGCGTGGATAGCTTGGCAATGTTACCAACGTCCTCCCCCTGTTTGCTGCTTTTCGTTGAAGTGGAGATTAAAAAATACGCACGTGAATGAAGAATTTTCATGAATGTTTAGAGGGCTATCATTGAGCTATGCGGCGTGTATTAGCGTGCCTAACGGCGTGTAAATAATGTTCATACgttttaaaattttgtttagcATGAACGAATTGCCAAGTACTCTCGTGCATATCGGAATATATGAACGATACATAAATGACATgagagaaaatatctttttaaatatgagctaaatacttttatatgtccattttatagataataattttaatgacttGACATAAGtatcatcatttttctttgataacgagcagacaaagataaaaaactgagaaaaacgaaaaaagtaataaaaaaagaatacttaCGCAAGAACGCTCTTCTCCTCGCCcctcttttcatctctttcgaGAGTAGTTCACCAACAAACACAAGTATACGTACACTCGAAGACTGTTTCACCTTCGTTACGAGGTTTATATAATATGACCGTGATGCGCCATCGTACGGACGCCCGAGCAATAACTCGGCCGGGCCttaattactttaattaattaggaAACGCAGCTTCGTGGAAGTCCAATCTTATGACGCGCAacatgtatctctctctctgcgagAGATGTATGTGCGCGTGCTCGCGCGCGCATACTTGCTCGTAAAAGAGAAtctatgtgtatgtttatgcatatgtttctatttctatacCAAAGAGGAGGTGCGAAGCGAAAGCCCTAACTGCTGTTTTTTGCAATGATATAAATCGATGTAACATAGATATAGCGTGTAAGCAGAAATCGATGCGATATAATTTCCGTTCCGAACGTATGACAAATTTTTTCGGAAAATTTACTCCACCATCAAGACGTTAAATTaatgtttaaagaaaattgcaaATACGTGCTAAGAATAAGTACTGAACTAAGATATTACCGACGGCGAGTGCACAGTTATAAAGTGCAGAAGCAAGATATCCGTATCTAGTAGGACAATTTCAGCGGTCAtaggtaaaaaataatttgcagatatctttcttcgtgatttcaattatattttctctctttaatcaTGATAATTGCTAATACGTTTATCTTGAACGACAGTGATTATTGATTCACTTCATATTGCAGATCGACACGAAGTGTCAACTTATCCAATAACTTAATAATGAcagtgtatgcatgtatatcgCATAGATCGATCTCTATGGATTCGcgtaataatgtaaaatatcgtTATATCAGCGGTTTAATACCTTTACGGCACGACAAGAACGTTATTAGCATCGACCACCGCGCGTCCTTTCCCTTCGTTCGCTCTTTCATCCTTCCCTACTCCGTTCACTTTCGCCTTcctaaatttaattaaatttcacggTTTTTCGCGATTAAGGGACCGACGCCAGCAGAGCGGGCGGCTAGGGTGTTGTGCAAAATTAGTTTCGCCTCCGGggataattaatttcgttaattatGCCTCCTAAATCGGCGGTGTTCTCTCAACAACGTGGCTAAGCGTCTTAATCCGTAAAGAAGCTAATCAAAGTCCAATGTTTCGCGTTGTGCTCGCGAAATCCTTGAGAAATGCGCTTTTCACTagatcttctattttcttcaaaagCGCATCGTTCCGTGTCTGCTTTTAGAGTGGTGCTGGGAGTTAAAGAAGGTTGGCTATGTTGACTCGATTGAtttggattaattaattaatacgccACGTGCATACTTTTAACTtggaaaattattgaaatcgtTACCCTTTCGATATCGCTATTTCTTATCGCTTCgtctttttgaaaaataattatttcgcaataattaaaagatctatatatttactacGGAATGTTATCGAAGATTTATCGAACACTTATCTAACACTGttattttgcatatttttcgaccttatcgaaattattatggCGTTATTTCTTATCATAACTAATTGAAGGTAATAAATTAAGTATAGTTAATTAGGATACATACGTGGAACAAGTCTAATTAGCTTTTCTTTAATGTATTATCCAATGATTCACGTGGCTTtcgaaattatgaaattattatcgtttctttttatcttgccGTTCGTACTAGGTAATTAAATTAGGATAATTAGTTCGAATCTGCATACAGAAAAGAAACTGTTGGTTTTCTCAGAAcagataaatttttcatgacggttttaaaattatttagagtatttttatttattttattttttatttacaaatgatttgttttttgtatATAGATGATGTAAAAAGATCAAATCGTGCAATGcacacaatatttattttcagatttagaaaatattcttagAAAAGAATCTTTGAAAGCAGTTATTAATCATGTAAGCATATTGCTTTATGCAGttcgggagagagagagagagagagcgagcgagagagagagagagagagagagagagagagagagagagagagagagaaggaattgTCTTTAGGCAGAATGAATTCCGTACAGTACGACCCCATATAGGTACACAGAGACGCAGATTGGTGTCTTGGTGCTGATTAGTTGGCAGCACCGTTGGGGTTTCTCTTCCCTACGGGGAAGCCCTTACGACACCGCGTACCCTCAGCCAGCAGAAGGTCTTTAAGTCCTGATTAACACGGTCTGAACTCTCTACCAATGTCATAATCCCTTTGATAAGGCCATTTTGGGAACTATTATATCGCCATAATTTGCGAGTACAGGTGTACCTACTCTCCCTTTCTTGATAAATCTAAAGGATTAATATAGTGCACGATCTCCTTTAAAACTATGCATTTGCTAATCGTAAATTCAGTTTTCTGAAATGAAGGATGTGGCCGTTCTCATTAGTAGTACTATTCGTAGAAATTGAGGTTTGCGGTTCGAATGTTGCGTTTGATGATATACGACTATGAAGCTTCCTTTCGCACATGGAATTTGACATCTATTACACACAATATTTTGGAACGTTTTCCTATGTATCATAGACTAAAGCTTTTTGCAGGGAAAGCGAGATGCAACAGTCCACTCTGACAATATAGATATTTGTGGTTGGAGCTCAATCGAATAGGCAGATATCTGTAAAAACAAGAACGTCTATAGCTCCTATTCTCAGTGCGAATATTCGAGACTACGAACTCGCTTCTTTCAAGCATATACTCAGCATATTCGTAAAATCGAGTCTTAACACCGAGTCGCGCAAGTAGTCATTTAGAGGCATACTCCGACAAAGACTCGCCTTTAGACGATCGCAATTAATTCGCGACTGGAGTAGGTGGGAGTATGAGGTTGGGGGAGGTAGGAGTAGGAGGATAGTGGGGTGGGGTGAGTTAATGGATTTCCACGCCGCCATCCGTACGGTCGTTCCCTGGAAGCTCGTCAGAGGTTCCATAATGCAGCACTGTGTGCAATTTTAAGCAACCCTTTATCCTAGCAGCCTCTTCTCTCCCCTCTACCATGAGCTCCACACGTATAAGACTCCGGTCCAATTACCTCCTTGCTACGCCGGCTGCTGCTGTTGGGAAGGGGTTGCATGATAGTTAATTACACCCCCTCTACAACCCCtgccactaccactaccaccaccagcagtaccaccaccatcactaccagCAGCAGTACCGGCACCAGTACCAACATcaccctttccctctctccttcgcCGGCAGCAggcctcttctttctctcttcactcACCCCACTCAGCTCaccatctctcttttccttccctacattctcctcttccaccacctcctcttcctcttcctcttccttcttcttctcttgccGCCACTGctaattactatttttaaaacattaaaagtAAAGTTTGTTAAATGAGTGGGAGTTAATTATGAAGCTACCGGGAGAGGCCGGAGGTAATTGGAGCGAACGACAAACAAAGGCTCGTACCTACGTTCTCCCAGttgtgatggtggtggtgggaaCGGACTGTACTATACCAAGGCACCTAACTACCTACCTACTTTATTTTCGCGGAGAATTTCTGATCCATTCGCCATCGTTAATCCCGAccactcgtcgtcgtcgtcgtcgtcgccgtcgtcgtcgtcgtcgtcgtcgtcgtcgccgttgcTGTCGCTGTTGCTGTCGCTGTCGctgtcgccgtcgtcgtcgtcgtcgtcctcgtcgtcgtcgtcgtcttcatcttcgccttcgtcgtcttcatcgtcgtagtcgtcgtaatcgtcgtagtcgtcgtagtcgtcgtagtcgtcgtagtcgttgtagtcgtcgtagtcgtcgtagtcgtagtcgtggGGCTCTTTCATTCGTCCTGCCAATTACGAGCTCGAGGCGAATGTCGAACCGGTTAAATTGCGAGGCTCCTCCTCAGCTCGAGGCGAGGGCTACGCGCGAATGTGTCGTCAAGTGCGACCGATGTggctccctccctctctctctctctgtctctctctgtccctctttgGTATTAAGGGTGTATacgcatgtgtgtatatatatatgtatatatatatatatatatatatatatatattatatatgtcgATGAGTATGTATACAGCACTAGAGCCTGTATTTCTGCGATTTTGCAGTTATTAACGAGCGCACACGCGTTCATTTATTAATCGACGTCGactgatatgaaaaaaaaaagagaaagagagagaaaaatattacatatatatatacacacatatatatatatatatgtatacgtcgatgaaatttcgttgtgtgcgtgtgt from Vespula vulgaris chromosome 11, iyVesVulg1.1, whole genome shotgun sequence carries:
- the LOC127067830 gene encoding trigger factor-like, whose protein sequence is MKEPHDYDYDDYDDYNDYDDYDDYDDYDDYDDYDDEDDEGEDEDDDDDEDDDDDDGDSDSDSNSDSNGDDDDDDDDDGDDDDDDEWSGLTMANGSEILRENKVVISSGGKRRRRKRKRKRRWWKRRM